Genomic DNA from Mixophyes fleayi isolate aMixFle1 chromosome 7, aMixFle1.hap1, whole genome shotgun sequence:
CCAAACGGGGCTACACTGCACATTCACCGGCCCCTACGTGTGACCAAACAAGCAGAAAGGAGGTCTCCAGCGCAGTAAGTAGATGCACATCATTACCGCCAACCAAATAAAATGTTACTGTGGGGCCTGGTGATTGCTAGTTATGCCCCTGAGTGTAGTCCtcataaaaattacattaaagtgTTTGTGAACATGGATGAgcgcatatcatcatcatcatcatatatttatctatatagcgccactaattccgcagcgctgtacagagaactcactcacatcagtccctgccccattggagcttacagtctaaattccctaactcacAGAGAGAGAGTATGTCTctcagagagagacagactagggtcaatttgatagcagctaattaacctactagtatgtttttagattgtgggaggaaaccggagcaccaggagaaaacccacgcaaacacggaaagaacatacaaactccacatggataaggccatggtcaggaattgaacttatgaccccagtgctgtgaggcagaagtgctaaccactaagccatcctgttgcccatacctcccaactgtcctgatttcagtgggacagtcccgattttagggctctgtcccacggGTGGGAATGTTGAGGAAAGAGGGAAGTaataggcagccctctgggggacTGGCCACGCAGCCATCACACCATGGACATGCCCCTCTTGTGACGTGGCCAAGCCCCTTGTCCCACTGCTGTGGAAAGACATGTAGTATGTGAGTGGTCCCTTGCTTGAGATTACTGTGTGTCTGTCCCAGTTTAATTCATAACATCTTATCTCCTGTTCCTCAGTTGTTATTCCAATAGATTTTACATTTCAAGATACTAAACATAACCAAGCTATGTAGTGAAAGACCACTGGGACATGTTTCTGCAGCATCGGAGCATGATAAATTCTGGAAACATACTTTTTATACCCCATATGCTTATAAGTAATGCTAaaatgttctctgaaaatccatgtGGACGTAGGGTAAGCAAAGTTCCTCCAAAAATCTATGTGCCCATCTGAAGCTTGCTAAACATCTTACAAGCACCATcaattaaattacaaataaacCAAAAGATATTAGTTCAAAACATAATTGTCATTGCTACAGTCTAGCAGTTTAATCACCCGTTAGGAGCTTGTCACAAATTGATCTGGTAACACCATAACCTGCGGGCCAGAAAACAAGGCATTAGCCCTGAGAAGAGGAACAGGAGAAGATAACAATTACCTGAGGTTAGTGCAGTACTGCAGCTGTGGTAGAAAGTTCTTTACTAAGCTGTAATTCAGGCACTGGGATAAATTTATTTCTTGGACGCAGTTGTGGGATGTTCGCAGTAAGTACGCGAGCGCAGAACAGGTCAAAGGGTTCAACTTCCCACTAAGTGTTCCGCTATTCAGCGCCTCGTCCACTGCACTGATCAGCTCTGTGTGTCCCATCTCATGCAGGCAGCCTACCAAGTTAACCATATCACATGAAATGGTCTTTCCTGCACTCAGCAAGCTCTGCAAATAGTCAGCTGCTGGTCCATGGTGGCTGTTTGGCTCCTCCTTACTTGGTAGACATCCGGCCAAAACACGCAGGACCTGCGGGGATAGAAGTCCTGAGAGGAAGCGGAGGAAGATGGAGAACTGTACTCCTTCGGCTTGTAGAACTCGTTGTGTTGCACTTTTATAGTGGTTGAGAAAGCCCAACTTGGGCCAAGAAACTCCTCCATCAGCGAACAGGTCAAAGATGGCACGTTTGGCGGCAAAGTAGTAGTGGACAGCAGCTAGGAACTCTTGCAGCAAAAGATGGGAGAAGCAGAAAGATGGACATGAGGGGGAATGTTGGGAAATCAGCAGTCGGGCACAAAGGCTACCGGGTAATATAGGGGTCTCAATGCCACAGGATTTCAAATCCGACTCATAAAAAACCGACCGTTTCCTAAGAAGTCCTTGGAATGCCAGTTTTCCTAGGTTGCCAACCATTCGCCTGGCACTGCTTGGTTGCTCTATCCCCTCCAAGTCATAAAACTGGGCTTTCAAATACCAGGAAAATATGGCTGACAAGGTATCTGGTAGAGGTTGGTATGTGGAGTCTTGGGCATGAAGTACAAAGCCCAGAGAAACTCCTATAATGTGGCACAAAGTGGGAACACTACATAGGGCCTTCAAGGAACGGCGGCATTGTAGATGACTCCACACTTTCTCCACTGTACCATTGGTATCATGTATCAGATGATCTAGAAACACTTTAATGTCATTTGACTCTAGTCCAGATATTTCTGTCATTCGATCAACTAGCCCGGCAGGAATCCTAGCAGCTGCTCCTGGCCTTGATGTTATCCATAAGCAGACATCTGGCAGCAGGTTCCCTCGCAGAATATTAGTAATGAGACACTCGGGTGTAAGCTCTTTTTGGGGGTCAGTGCTGGCCGCGGAATCTGAGAAATCCAGCGGGGCTCGTAATTCATCCAAGCCATCCAAAATGAGAAGAGAACTCGGAGGTGGGACAGAATAATGTGGGCAGGCAATCCGTACCAACTTCTCCGCAGAGAGACGATCGTAGATATTCAACTCCCAGAAATTCAAAGCCAACACAGAGGTAATGTTCGTGCACAACTCTCCCCGTGTCCACTTTTCCACAAACAGTCTCACAAGGGTGCTTTTACCAATTCCTGCCACTCCCACGGTTAAGGTGATACGTGGGGGAAGGCAGACCCTTGACAGTGGCATTAGTAGTTTTTCCAGGGACAACCTCTTAGTGGTTCCTCTACCACCCTGCCCTAGCTCCAGTTGCACAATGTCATGTTCTTGAAGCTGGGCGTCGGTGAAACCTTCCACCATTATAATTGCGTCTAACTGTGTCAACATTGAATGGTGATCAATGTATTCAACATTGTCCAAATACTTCTTAACCATTTGATCTGAAAAGAACACAAATGCGGTTAAAGTAAAAGTGCTTTGAAAATCACTAGATCTCATGCAGAGCACAAGACTCACCATAGTGCCGCATGCGTAGAAACAGGCAGGACCGGCTGTTCTCGATGCAGTTTTGGAGTGCCTGAAGGTACCACCTGCCCTTTCCACCTAGTATGTCCATCATGGTCTCTGCCCACTTTGGCAATGATGTTAGTTTCTGAAGACGTTGGACCTCCTCCACATTCAACATCTGAAGCTCCTGCAGCTTCATCATGATCTCCTGGAGGGATTCTAGACAGGCACTGGATGCGAGCTGTCTCCTGTACCGTAGGATCCATAGGCCTAACAGAGCAGACAGAAAAGTACTCAGagatttagaaaagatggtgccAGAAACTAATGAATTTGACAAATTAGGCTGTATGTGTTTCAGTAAACTATATTCCAGTACCCTGTACTATAATTACTGGAATCTTAAGCTAAACTGGAGCCAGACACAAATCACAATTCTGGAAGTCCCACAGAAGAACAGGCTTCTTAGCAGATTATCTCCTAACCTGATCTAAACTCAACGGACATGAATGCAGATTATTATAATAGGACATCCACTCACCTTCCATATCATTGTTTTAATATACCATGGGGTCCTAGTATTCCAAATTTCTTCAAGGTCCATGTCATCCCTAGGTTTGGGCTGGGAGTAGACCTGACCCCTCTGTCATCATCCTGTGAgaagacaaaattatttaaattgacCTGAGTGTGGTACATATTAAGAAAGCCATTCAGGACAAGACAAAACGCACAAACGGTTATATAACACCACACATAGACTACCACCCCCAACTATCTGTTTTGTGCAGGGCCAGTCCATTGTTTGTAgagatctcctcctccaccccctactTTTCCTATTAAAGGTctgttaaaatgttattttcaccAATTGTAACTAAACCTTAAATACATTAGTTAATATATTGGTATATGATCTTGTATTTTATTTCCATGTTAGTGTATCTGTGGGA
This window encodes:
- the NLRC3 gene encoding NLR family CARD domain-containing protein 3 → MEGLWILRYRRQLASSACLESLQEIMMKLQELQMLNVEEVQRLQKLTSLPKWAETMMDILGGKGRWYLQALQNCIENSRSCLFLRMRHYDQMVKKYLDNVEYIDHHSMLTQLDAIIMVEGFTDAQLQEHDIVQLELGQGGRGTTKRLSLEKLLMPLSRVCLPPRITLTVGVAGIGKSTLVRLFVEKWTRGELCTNITSVLALNFWELNIYDRLSAEKLVRIACPHYSVPPPSSLLILDGLDELRAPLDFSDSAASTDPQKELTPECLITNILRGNLLPDVCLWITSRPGAAARIPAGLVDRMTEISGLESNDIKVFLDHLIHDTNGTVEKVWSHLQCRRSLKALCSVPTLCHIIGVSLGFVLHAQDSTYQPLPDTLSAIFSWYLKAQFYDLEGIEQPSSARRMVGNLGKLAFQGLLRKRSVFYESDLKSCGIETPILPGSLCARLLISQHSPSCPSFCFSHLLLQEFLAAVHYYFAAKRAIFDLFADGGVSWPKLGFLNHYKSATQRVLQAEGVQFSIFLRFLSGLLSPQVLRVLAGCLPSKEEPNSHHGPAADYLQSLLSAGKTISCDMVNLVGCLHEMGHTELISAVDEALNSGTLSGKLNPLTCSALAYLLRTSHNCVQEINLSQCLNYSLVKNFLPQLQYCTNLRMENNNFKDDVMELLASILCAKDCAIQRISLAENQLSNRGVKVLGRALMVNRTLSALDLHGNTIGPSGARALAEALKNNRVLLSLNLQNNHIKSEGAQFLAQSLLLNRKLKALNIKKNNIGVEGAKSLAASLKENQVLQELWLSSNTLGDLGAAALAEALTTNSSLSTLDLQSNSISNHGLKSLTYGLSQNHSLKRLNLRENSISIEGAQALAQSLQKYTTLAHLDLTANLLHDEGVEALSRALRENRSLVSLHLQWNLLLVGSARSLASALRVNQCLRCLDLQENAIGDEGVSALSNALQENSTLAALYLQGAAIGHSGAQSLAEALKVNKGLNTLDLRGNNIGLRGAKALGGALKVNRTLQTLNLQENSIGLDGAICLANAVSGNYSLVSLSLQGNHIGQSGAKVISHTLRNDAPHCTVNI